A window from Pseudomonadota bacterium encodes these proteins:
- a CDS encoding ribulose-phosphate 3-epimerase — MTRTLIAPSILSADFSRLGDQIREVEAAGADVIHVDVMDGHFVPNITIGAPVVRKIRPVTKLPLDCHLMIENPKRYVADFAKAGADWISVHVETGDLSELLPAIRKLGCKAGAVINPPTPVERVLPFVELADFVLVMTVNPGFGGQKMIPECIDKIAVIRRHIDRKGLPTLIEVDGGINAETVGQALNAGAQIIVAGSAVFGTKDYAAAIKGLRGKQR; from the coding sequence ATGACAAGGACTCTCATCGCTCCTTCAATACTCTCGGCCGACTTCTCGAGGCTGGGCGATCAGATACGCGAGGTCGAGGCCGCGGGCGCGGACGTGATTCACGTGGACGTGATGGACGGCCACTTCGTGCCCAACATCACCATCGGCGCGCCGGTCGTGCGGAAGATCAGGCCGGTCACGAAGCTGCCGCTCGACTGCCACCTCATGATCGAGAACCCAAAGAGATACGTCGCCGACTTCGCGAAGGCGGGCGCGGACTGGATATCGGTGCACGTGGAGACGGGCGACCTCTCCGAACTCCTGCCGGCGATACGAAAGCTCGGCTGCAAGGCCGGCGCGGTCATAAATCCGCCCACGCCGGTCGAGAGGGTCCTGCCATTCGTGGAGCTCGCGGACTTCGTGCTGGTGATGACCGTCAACCCCGGATTCGGCGGCCAGAAGATGATCCCCGAGTGCATCGACAAGATCGCGGTCATAAGAAGGCACATCGACAGGAAGGGATTGCCCACTCTGATAGAGGTCGACGGCGGGATCAACGCCGAGACCGTGGGGCAGGCGCTGAATGCCGGCGCCCAGATCATAGTCGCCGGCTCGGCGGTGTTCGGGACAAAGGACTACGCAGCCGCGATAAAGGGCCTCCGCGGAAAGCAGCGATGA